From the genome of Fimbriimonadaceae bacterium:
TGTCCGCGCCGTCACGGCTTGTGTGGACCAACGAAGAGGACGGAGGCCAGACGGTGACGACGGCCACGTTCGCCGAGGCCGAGGGATCGACGACGGTCGTGGTCAGCAACCTCTACCCGTCGAAGGAGGCCCTGGAATCTGACGGGGCCACGGCGGCCATGCCGGAGGCCTTCGACCAGCTCGACAGTTTGCTGGCCAGTCTGCCTCACGGGTAGGCGTCACCCAGAGGTCGGTGAGGCCGTGTCGCGGGCCTGGTCAGGGACGCCCGGCCTCCTTCGGGAGGCCATACTGCCGGACTGCCGGCAATGGGTGGTGGGCGGTACAGGATTTGAACCTGTGACCCCTTCGGTGTGAACGAAGTGCTCTACCGCTGAGCTAACCGCCCGGAAGGCGTGAGGATACCCGACGGCGCGACAGGGTAAGACCGCCGAATGGTCGTCAGGGCGGCGGTGCTGGAGGCGGTGGGGCGGGCGTTCGAGGTCCAGGAGCTGGACTTGGCGGAGCCGCAGGCGGGAGAAGTGCTTGTCCGGATGGCGGCGACGGGGGTATGCCATAGCGACTGGCACCTGGTCACGGGGGACACGAGGCACCCGACGCCGTGCGTGCCGGGTCACGAGGGGGCGGGTGTCGTCGAGCGGGTCGGCCCCGGAGTCGCGACTCTGTCGGCGGGTGACCCGGTGGCCCTGAACTGGGCGCCAAGTTGCGGGCACTGCTTCTACTGCCAGGCGGGCCGCCCGAGCCTGTGCGAGGCTTACACCGGGCCCATCTGGGCGGGGACCATGCTGGACGGGACGACCCGGTTTTCACGTCGAGGGTGCCCTATCTACCACTACAGCGCCTTAGCGTGCTTCGCCGAGCGTGTCGTCGTGCCGTGGCAGTGCTGCGTCCCGATGCCTGGCGCCGTCCCCCTGCCGGTCGCCGCGCTGATCGGCTGTGCGGTGACGACCGGCGTCGGTGCGGTGCTCAACACGGCCAGGGTCCCTGCCGGCGCCAGCGCGGCCGTCTTTGGTGTCGGCGGGGTCGGGCTCAGCACGGTCATGGGGTTGGTGTTGGCGGGGGCGGCCACCATCGTCGCGGTCGACCGGCACGATAGCCGACTCGACCAGGCGACGGCCTTCGGCGCGACTCACCGGCTCCGGTCTGGACCGGACACCAACGAGGCGTTGCGCCGACTGACCGGAGGCCGCGGGCCTGACTATGTCTTCGAGGCGGTCGGATCGCCTGCCCTGCAGGAGCAGGCGCTTGACGCGGTGCGTCCAGGGGGGACGGTGGTGCTCAGCGGCATCTC
Proteins encoded in this window:
- a CDS encoding SRPBCC domain-containing protein, which translates into the protein SAPSRLVWTNEEDGGQTVTTATFAEAEGSTTVVVSNLYPSKEALESDGATAAMPEAFDQLDSLLASLPHG
- a CDS encoding Zn-dependent alcohol dehydrogenase, producing MVVRAAVLEAVGRAFEVQELDLAEPQAGEVLVRMAATGVCHSDWHLVTGDTRHPTPCVPGHEGAGVVERVGPGVATLSAGDPVALNWAPSCGHCFYCQAGRPSLCEAYTGPIWAGTMLDGTTRFSRRGCPIYHYSALACFAERVVVPWQCCVPMPGAVPLPVAALIGCAVTTGVGAVLNTARVPAGASAAVFGVGGVGLSTVMGLVLAGAATIVAVDRHDSRLDQATAFGATHRLRSGPDTNEALRRLTGGRGPDYVFEAVGSPALQEQALDAVRPGGTVVLSGISPVGSATNLPGAVLVRQEKTVMGSYYGTADAARDFPLYAGHYLAGRLPLDQLVSRTYSLDEINVAYQDMLQGRVARGVVVF